Part of the bacterium genome is shown below.
CCAGGCGCAGCGCCTCGACGCAGATGTCCTCGCCGATCTGGGCGCCGTCCATCTCGATCTGCACGATGCCCTGCGGCCCGGCGGCGATGACGACATCCAGCTCGGCTTCCGCGAGCTGCTCGAAGCTCGGGTTGACGATGAACTCGCCGTTCAGGCGCGCCACGCGGGCAGCCGCCAGCGGCCCGTCGAAGGGCACGCTGGACAGATGCACCGCGGTCGCCCCGGCGATCATCGCGACGATGTCGGTGATGTTGTCGTTCTCGGCGGACAGGGGGGTGATGATGACCTGCACATCATGCCGCAGCCCGTGGGGGAGCAGCGGCCGGATGGGCCGGTCAATCTTGCGGGAGATGAGGATGGCTTCCTCGGAGGGACGACCCTCGCGCTTGAAGAACCCGCCGGGGATGCGTCCCACGGCGTACATCTTCTCTTCGAAGTCCACCCGCAACGGGAGGAAGTTGGCCTCGATGGGGTCGGGAGTGACGCCGCAAGTGGCCAGCACGACGGTCTCGCCGTAGCTCACCACCACGGATGCGTTGGCCAGTTGGGCCAGCTTGCCGGTCTGGAACTTCAGTGGACGACCGGCGAAATCCACTTCGACTTCATGGATCAAGAGGGTTGCCTCCTAGTGCGGACGAGGAGGCGGAGGGAAGACACCGATGAATGATGAACGATGAAGGATGAGCGGGGACCCCGAAATGGCGGCTCCCACTCATCATTCATAATTCATCATCCACCGCTCTCCGTCTTCCACCTCGTCCGGATGTGTGTGTACTGACTGCCCCGGGGCGAAAGCCCTCAGGGCAAAACGCACAGGCTACGCCCCCCTAGCAGGGGCGTAGCCTGAAAACCGACTGGGTGCGTGTCGCCATCGTCCGTCCACTATCTCCGCAGCCCCAACTCGCCGAGCAGAGCCCGGTAGCGGTCAATGTCCTTGTTCCGCAGGTAGTTGAGCAGACGGCGGCGCTGGCCGACGAGCTTGAGCAGCCCGCGGCGCGAGTGATGGTCCTTCTTGTGCTGCTGCAGGTGCTGGGTGAGGTACTCGATCCGTCCGGAGAGCAGTGCAATCTGCACGGCCGGCGAACCGGTATCCCCTTCCTTGGTGGCGAACTTGCTGATGATCTCCTGCTTGTCCTGCTTGTCCAACATCGAAGGTATGCCCCTTCCCATGTCGAGCCGTCGCGTGGACAGGCGTGTCCCCACGCCCGCAACGCGGCTCGTGCCGCAGCGCTTGGATTGGCAACGCCCCAAGGCGTCCACCTGACCGCCAGCCGGGGCAGCGCCGGGACGGCGACTGTCTCAGCCGGGGTAGCAGAGCGACGTTGTTAGTATATCACAGGGCACAGAGGGTGTAAAGGTGGGGCACAACGCATGCTGGCTCTACCCGTCGCGCTCACGCACCGGGTTCGCTGGTGGCAGAGACTCCTCAACGACCTTCCAGCGCCCATCTTGCAGTCGGAACCGGAGCGACGCGTCTCCCTTCCGGGTCCACTCACGGGACACCCAGCAGCCCTGTCTGCCTCGCTCGTCGAAATGGAAACTGGCTACCACATCATTGCCCTCCATGGTGAAGGACGGGCTGCCGACGCGGCACGAAACCACAGGGGTGCCCGTGTGCACCATCCGGCTCCGTTCGCTCTGCCGTCCAGAGACCCATCGCCGGAAAGCGACGACAACCTGCTCCCGCACCTTGGCCGGTACCGTCGTCCCGACCACCGAGATCCCCTGGGCGGCACTCGCGCTCGCCCCTTCCGGCTCCACGAGCTGCCAATGACCGTCCACTAGCCTGAATTCCAGCGAGCGGTCTGCGTCCGAGATCACGATGCGTCTGTTCGGGCCGTCGTACCTGACGCCGGCCCCCAAGCTCTCAGCCACGAAGCGGAGGGGAACGTAGGTGATGGTGTCATGGAGAACGGGCGGCGTGGGTTGCGCGACCGCCCGCCCGTTTACCCAGGCCTCCTTGCTGCCGACGGCCAAGCAGATGGTGTCCGTTCCACGTACGGCGCTGATCCGTCCGCCCGCGTAGGTGACGGTGGCACCAAGCCCCTCGAAGACCGCACGCATCGGGACCATCGCAGTATCGCAGACCGGGAAGGCGGCGCGACTATCGGGTATCGCCGGGATGGCCAGACAGATGCAGAACAGGACTGAGATGATGCCCACAGCCAGACGGCGTTGCGTCATCACTACCCCTCCTTGTCCGACACTGGCGGCTCTAGACAAGGATCGTCTCTTCCCGCCCCGGCCCCACCGACACCATCTTCAGCGGCACCCCGGCCAGGTCGGACATGCGCTCCACGTACGCCCGGGCGTTGGCCGGCAGGTCGTTCAGGTTCCGGCAACCGGCAATGTCGGTCTGCCAGCCCGGCAGTTCCTCCCACACCGGCTCCACTTCCGCCAGCAGGTCGAGGTTCCCCGGCATCATCGTGAGCGTCTTGCCCTGCAGCCGGTACTCGGTGCACACGCAGACCTTCTCGAAGGGGTTCAGCACGTCCAATAGCGTCACGGCCAGGTACGTGGCCCCGTTGATCCGGGCCGAGGTGCGCAGGGCCACGCCGTCGAGCCAGCCACAGCGGCGCGGGCGGCCGGTGGTGGTGCCGTACTCCTTGCCGCGCTCGCGGATGAGTTGCCCGGTCTCGTTGTCCTGCTCGGTCGGGAAGGCCCCCGCCCCCACGCGGGTCATGTAGGCCTTGTTGACGATGATGACGTCGTCAATGGCCGTCGGCCCGGCGCCGGTGCCCAGGCACGCCGCCCCGGCGACAGGGTGCGAGCTGGTCACGAACGGGTAGGTGCCGTAGTCCAGGTCCAGGTAGGTCCCCTGCGCGCCCTCGAAGACGATGTTCGCATCGCGATCCATCTGCTCGAACAGCAGCGGGCGGATGTCGGCGACGTACTTGGAGAACACCGGCACGTACTGCCAGACGTCGTCTACCACATCGTCCACCGCCAGGGGCTCGGCGCCGTAGAGCGCGGCGATGATCTTGTTCTTCTCGGCCAGCTGCCCGGCGACGCGCTGGCGTAGGATGTCCTTGTCCAGCAGGTCCCACATGCGTACCGGCTGGGGCATCCGGGCGGCCTTGTCGGTGTACGTCGGGCCGATGCCCCGCAGGGTCGTGCCGATGACGCTCTTGCCGCGTGACTCCTCCTGGAGCCGATCCAGGACGATGTGATAGGGCATGATGACATGGGCGTTGCCGCTGATGCGTAGACCCTGGCAGGAGACGCCACGGTCGCGCAGGCCCTGGTATTCCTCGGCCAGGCACTTGGGGTCAATGACCGTGCCGTCGCCCATGAGGCTCAGGACGCGATCGTGCAGAATGCCGGA
Proteins encoded:
- the rpsO gene encoding 30S ribosomal protein S15, with amino-acid sequence MLDKQDKQEIISKFATKEGDTGSPAVQIALLSGRIEYLTQHLQQHKKDHHSRRGLLKLVGQRRRLLNYLRNKDIDRYRALLGELGLRR
- a CDS encoding copper amine oxidase N-terminal domain-containing protein; this encodes MTQRRLAVGIISVLFCICLAIPAIPDSRAAFPVCDTAMVPMRAVFEGLGATVTYAGGRISAVRGTDTICLAVGSKEAWVNGRAVAQPTPPVLHDTITYVPLRFVAESLGAGVRYDGPNRRIVISDADRSLEFRLVDGHWQLVEPEGASASAAQGISVVGTTVPAKVREQVVVAFRRWVSGRQSERSRMVHTGTPVVSCRVGSPSFTMEGNDVVASFHFDERGRQGCWVSREWTRKGDASLRFRLQDGRWKVVEESLPPANPVRERDG
- a CDS encoding adenylosuccinate synthase translates to MPCTVVVGAQWGDEGKGKITDLLAEQADVVVRYQGGSNAGHTVVVGGETFKLHLIPSGILHDRVLSLMGDGTVIDPKCLAEEYQGLRDRGVSCQGLRISGNAHVIMPYHIVLDRLQEESRGKSVIGTTLRGIGPTYTDKAARMPQPVRMWDLLDKDILRQRVAGQLAEKNKIIAALYGAEPLAVDDVVDDVWQYVPVFSKYVADIRPLLFEQMDRDANIVFEGAQGTYLDLDYGTYPFVTSSHPVAGAACLGTGAGPTAIDDVIIVNKAYMTRVGAGAFPTEQDNETGQLIRERGKEYGTTTGRPRRCGWLDGVALRTSARINGATYLAVTLLDVLNPFEKVCVCTEYRLQGKTLTMMPGNLDLLAEVEPVWEELPGWQTDIAGCRNLNDLPANARAYVERMSDLAGVPLKMVSVGPGREETILV